In one Lycium barbarum isolate Lr01 chromosome 7, ASM1917538v2, whole genome shotgun sequence genomic region, the following are encoded:
- the LOC132601850 gene encoding uncharacterized protein LOC132601850 produces the protein MKSKVSKQNIFMRILALPWKALTKARDCYVNKMTTYAMVNPRTLPKSYNRSVSSLSRSINNDSEDFRELVRAASARTMRDNNFDLNFLVQQHIRQQMPSRKLVTRSCSVGMARIDEENSCVLGEGEEDALLKKDLKYPRSRSYGIMKKNNGVF, from the coding sequence ATGAAGAGCAAAGTGAGTAAACAGAACATATTCATGCGAATTCTTGCATTACCATGGAAAGCTTTAACAAAAGCAAGAGATTGTTACGTGAACAAAATGACAACTTACGCGATGGTGAATCCTCGAACGTTGCCAAAGAGTTATAATAGAAGTGTTAGCAGCTTATCGAGGTCTATTAATAATGACAGTGAAGATTTCAGAGAGTTAGTTAGAGCAGCATCTGCAAGAACCATGAGGGATAATAATTTTGACTTGAATTTTCTTGTGCAACAACATATAAGGCAACAAATGCCATCGAGGAAATTAGTGACAAGGAGTTGTAGTGTGGGAATGGCAAGAATTGATGAAGAAAATTCTTGTGTTTTAGGAGAGGGTGAAGAAGATGCTTTGTTGAAGAAAGATTTGAAGTATCCAAGAAGTAGAAGTTATGGGATTATGAAGAAAAATAATGGTGTCTTTTGA